A single Eulemur rufifrons isolate Redbay chromosome 9, OSU_ERuf_1, whole genome shotgun sequence DNA region contains:
- the LOC138391993 gene encoding protein phosphatase Slingshot homolog 2 — MHNYYPGSLFLTWVSYYESHINSDQSSVNEWNAMQDVQSHRPDSPTLFTDIPTERERTERLIKTKLREIMMQKDLENITSKEIRTELEMQMVCNLREFKEFIDNEMIVILGQMDSPTQIFEHVFLGSEWNASNLEDLQNRGVRYILNVTREIDNFFPGVFEYHNIRVYDEEATDLLAYWNDTYKFISKAKKHGSKCLVHCKMGVSRSASTVIAYAMKEYGWNLDRAYDYVKERRTVTKPNPSFMRQLEEYQGILLASKQRHNKLWRSHSDSDLSDHHEPISKPGLELNKKEITTSADQIAEVKTTESHPPIPPVFVEHVVPQDANQKGLCTKERMICLEFTSREFHAGQIEDELNLNDINGCSSGCCLNESKFPLDNCHTSKALIQPGHAPEMANKFPDLTVEDLETDALKADMNVHLLPMEELTSQLKDLPMSPDPESPSPQPRCQAEISDFSTDRIDFFSALEKFVELSQETPRSRSFSHSRMEELGGGKSESCRFSVVEGAPSKVTADDQRSSSLSNTPHASEESSMDEEQSKAISELVSPDIFMPSHSENAISVKEIVTEIESISQGVGQIQLKDILSNPCHTPKKNTINELPLERAQAPENKPGHLEQDEGSCTAQPELAKDSGKCDPEGYLTTHLLTADLEEEEPSEEEQELQGPGMHPGAKWYPGSVRRATLEFEERLRQEQEHHGAAPTCTSLSMRKNSKNESSVADLAPKGRSDEATPEHSYVPKEPEMSKGKGKYSGSETGSLSHSEQNATSPAPELLEFHPMPAPQECPASDTRTKQEGVLKNQSTVVSHQESETQAVPLPLPKRIEIIEYTHTVPSPDHTGPGGEITASERNEEQGLRKVKVEKSITVLCALDENLNRTLDPDQISMHPHVLPLPHSSSPEHNRPTDHPTSTPSSPEDGGNSPSTALETAVPFISHTTHVPFANLDYLHPQTVVHLEGFTEQSSTTDEPSTEQVSWEESQEGPLSSGNELPHKGSQLSSQDLSLISKLGENIGELQEKLDPSSVAYRLPHSSSSENIKGLSHSAGVVKERAKEIESRAVFQAEFTKPSQMRRSASFAKLGYLDLCKDCLPETELISSESPHLKQLQPFLRTDSGMHTMEGQEPPKNPGAPQNPEPTKYFVEQFKTTECIVQSKPVERPLVQYAKEFGSSQQCLLPRAGPELTSSEGGLPLLQTQGLQRAGPAPGLAVAPRQQHGRTHPLRRLKKANDKKRTTNPFYNTM; from the exons ATGCATAACTACTACCCAGGCAGCCTCTTTCTCACCTGGGTGAGTTACTATGAGAGCCATATCAACTCAGATCAATCGTCAGTCAATGAATGGAATGCTATGCAGGATGTGCAGTCCCATCGGCCCGACTCGCCAACTCTCTTCACAGACAT ACCAACTGAACGGGAGCGAACAGAAAGGCTaattaaaaccaaattaaggGAGATTATGATGCAGAAGGATTTGGAGAACATTACATCTAAAGAG ATCCGAACAGAGTTGGAAATGCAAATGGTGTGCAACTTGCGGGAATTCAAGGAATTTATAGATAATGAAATGATAGTGATCCTTGGTCAGATGGATAGCCCTACACAGATATTTGAGCATGTGTTCTTG GGCTCAGAATGGAATGCCTCCAACTTGGAGGACTTACAGAACCGAGG AGTGCGATATATCTTGAATGTCACTCGAGAGATAGATAACTTCTTCCCAGGAGTCTTTGAGTATCATAACATCCGGGTATATGATGAAGAGGCAACAGATCTCCTGGCTTACTGGAATGACACTTACAAATTCATCTCTAAAGCAAA GAAACATGGTTCTAAATGCCTTGTGCACTGCAAGATGGGAGTGAGTCGCTCAGCCTCCACCGTGATTGCCTATGCAATGAAGGAATATGGCTGGAATCTGGACCGAGCCTATGACTACGTGAAGGAAAGGCGAACAGTGACCAAGCCCAACCCCAGCTTCATGAGACAACTGGAAGAATACCAAGGGATCTTGCTGGCAAG CAAACAGCGGCATAACAAACTGTGGAGGTCTCATTCAGATAGCGACCTCTCAGACCACCATGAACCCATCAGCAAACCTGGGCTAGAGCTCAACAAGAAGGAGATCACTACCTCAGCAGACCAGATTGCTGAGGTGAAGACCACGGAGAGTCACCCACCCATACCTCCTGTCTTCGTGGAGCATGTGGTCCCACAAGACGCAAATCAGAAAGGCTTGTGTACCAAAGAAAGAATGATCTGCTTGGAGTTTACTTCTAGGGAATTTCATGCTGGACAGATTGAGGATGAATTAAACTTAAATGACATCAATGGATGCTCGTCAGGGTGTTGTCTGAATGAATCAAAATTCCCTCTTGACAACTGCCACACATCCAAAGCCTTAATCCAACCTGGACATGCCCCAGAAATGGCCAACAAGTTCCCAGACTTAACAGTGGAAGATCTGGAGACAGACGCACTGAAAGCAGACATGAATGTCCACTTACTGCCTATGGAAGAATTGACGTCTCAACTGAAAGACCTCCCCATGTCCCCTGATCCTGAGTCACCAAGCCCCCAACCCCGTTGCCAGGCTGAAATCTCAGATTTCAGTACAGATCGCATTGACTTTTTCAGCGCCCTAGAGAAGTTTGTAGAGCTCTCCCAAGAAACCCCCCGGTCCCGATCTTTTTCCCACTCAAGGATGGAGGAACTGGGTGGAGGAAAGAGTGAGAGCTGTCGATTCTCAGTGGTAGAAGGAGCCCCTTCCAAAGTGACAGCTGATGACCAGAGGAGCAGCTCTTTGAGTAATACTCCCCATGCATCTGAAGAATCTTCAATGGATGAGGAACAGTCAAAG GCAATCTCAGAACTGGTCAGCCCAGACATTTTTATGCCGTCTCACTCAGAAAATGCAATTTCAGTCAAAGAAATCGTCACCGAAATTGAGTCCATCAGTCAAGGAGTTGGACAGATCCAACTGAAAGACATTTTATCCAACCCATGCCACACACCAAAGAAGAACACCATCAATGAGCTGCCTCTTGAGAGGGCCCAGGCACCAGAGAACAAACCTGGACATCTGGAACAGGACGAGGGCTCCTGCACAGCCCAGCCTGAACTAGCCAAAGACTCAGGGAAGTGTGACCCAGAAGGCTACTTAACCACACACTTACTCACGGCAGACTTGGAAGAAGAGGAACCATCTGAGGAAGAACAAgagctccagggcccagggatgCACCCAGGTGCCAAGTGGTATCCTGGGTCTGTGAGGCGAGCCACCTTGGAGTTTGAAGAGCGCTTACGGCAGGAGCAAGAGCACCATGGTGCTGCCCCCACGTGTACCTCATTGTCCATGCGCAAGAATTCCAAGAATGAGTCTTCTGTGGCAGACCTAGCACCAAAAGGGAGAAGTGATGAAGCCACCCCAGAACACTCATATGTCCCCAAGGAACCAGAGATGAGCAAGGGCAAAGGGAAATACAGTGGGTCTGAAACTGGCTCACTATCCCATTCTGAGCAGAATGCCACTAGTCCAGCACCCGAGCTGCTGGAGTTTCACCCAATGCCAGCTCCTCAGGAGTGCCCAGCGTCAGATACTAGAACAAAGCAGGAAGGAGTCCTGAAGAATCAGAGCACTGTGGTTTCACACCAGGAATCTGAGACACAGGCagtccctcttccccttcccaagAGGATAGAAATCATTGAGTATACACACACAGTTCCATCACCTGATCACACTGGGCCAGGGGGTGAAATCACCGCCAgtgaaaggaatgaagagcaagGACTGAGGAAAGTGAAAGTGGAGAAGTCCATCACTGTGCTCTGTGCACTGGACGAAAATCTAAACAGGACTCTGGACCCTGACCAGATTTCTATGCATCCCCACGTGCTACCTCTGCCTCATTCTTCCTCCCCTGAGCATAACAGGCCCACTGACCACCCAACCTCCACGCCGAGCAGCCCTGAAGACGGAGGCAACAGCCCATCAACAGCCCTGGAGACAGCAGTACCTTTTATCAGTCACACAACCCATGTTCCGTTTGCCAACTTGGATTACCTGCATCCCCAGACTGTGGTTCACCTGGAAGGCTTCACAGAGCAAAGCAGCACCACAGACGAGCCCTCTACAGAGCAGGTTAGCTGGGAAGAAAGTCAGGAGGGCCCCCTTTCTAGTGGCAATGAATTGCCACACAAGGGCTCCCAGTTAAGTAGCCAAGACCTAAGTTTAATTAGCAAACTTGGTGAAAATATTGGGGAGTTACAGGAAAAACTGGACCCCTCATCTGTAGCCTATCGACTCCCACATAGCTCTAGCAGTGAAAATATAAAGGGTCTCAGCCACAGCGCTGGTGTGGTGAAGGAGCGCGCTAAAGAAATTGAGTCCCGGGCGGTTTTCCAGGCAGAGTTCACCAAACCATCCCAAATGAGGCGCTCAGCATCTTTCGCCAAGTTAGGTTACTTGGACCTCTGTAAAGACTGTTTACCAGAGACAGAGCTTATCTCCTCTGAATCCCCTCATCTCAAACAGCTTCAGCCCTTCCTCAGAACAGACTCAGGCATGCACACCATGGAGGGCCAAGAGCCCCCTAAAAACCCAGGTGCCCCCCAGAACCCAGAGCCCACCAAGTATTTTGTAGAACAAT